The following proteins are encoded in a genomic region of Mycobacterium sp. 155:
- a CDS encoding glycosyltransferase family 39 protein, which yields MERVTTTLDDAPESTNDAEPGSRRRLDVARLERFAFPALLLVTAVVYVWNITINGMGNEFYAAAAQAGSKNWEALLFGSLDSNNFITVDKPPVSQWVMALSGQVFGFSSASMLVPEALMAVAAVGLLYGAVRRISGPRAALLAGAALALMPVTALMFRFNNPDAVMVLLMTAAAYCAVRALGSHGARWMALAGVALGFAFLAKMLEGLMVMPAVGLVYLIAAPVTIRRRLLHLLGSLVAFLVSSGWFVLLTLLWPASSRPYLAGSTDNNFMNLVLGYNGFGRVLGHNHYGMKPGAHLAPDPANVPGAAAAQHHGGFGGWGNQVQGLPRLFTGEFGFEIGWLIPAALLAVVLVLVSRGRAPRTDIVRAGAILFGTWLVIDGLVLSFMKTNVHPYYCLSVAPAVAAMFAIGIHEMWRRRDGWLGQIGLAAMLLATGVWSFWILGRNASWLPPLRWAILAVAVLATVVLLWGLRAGSRGLAVAALSAALIGGFAGTTAYTVATLGQPHTGGGPSVGPADPDGNHGHGWFTDNPGVDAMLRGTTTKWSAAVNHSSAAANLELSTNTAVMAIGGFIGTDPVPTLEQFQAYVAERQITYYILPETKDHGGGFFGNNSHTEITDWVKANFTATKVGSDTVYDLSAPLKK from the coding sequence ATGGAGCGTGTGACGACGACGCTTGACGATGCGCCCGAATCGACCAATGACGCCGAACCGGGTTCCCGCCGCCGATTGGACGTGGCGAGGCTGGAGCGTTTCGCGTTCCCCGCGCTATTGCTGGTCACCGCGGTGGTCTACGTGTGGAACATCACCATCAACGGGATGGGCAACGAGTTCTACGCCGCCGCGGCGCAGGCCGGCTCCAAGAACTGGGAAGCCCTGCTGTTCGGGTCGCTGGATTCCAACAATTTCATCACCGTGGACAAGCCCCCGGTTTCGCAGTGGGTGATGGCGCTGTCGGGTCAGGTCTTCGGCTTCAGCAGCGCGAGCATGCTCGTCCCGGAAGCATTGATGGCCGTCGCCGCGGTCGGCCTGCTCTACGGAGCAGTGCGCCGGATCAGCGGACCGCGCGCTGCTCTGCTGGCCGGCGCCGCGCTGGCTCTCATGCCGGTGACGGCGCTGATGTTCCGGTTCAACAACCCCGACGCGGTGATGGTGCTGTTGATGACGGCTGCTGCTTACTGCGCGGTGCGGGCCCTGGGAAGCCATGGCGCACGCTGGATGGCGCTCGCCGGTGTCGCGCTCGGGTTCGCCTTCCTGGCCAAGATGCTCGAGGGGCTGATGGTCATGCCGGCCGTCGGGCTGGTCTACCTGATCGCAGCGCCCGTCACGATCCGCCGCCGGCTGCTGCACTTGTTGGGCTCGCTGGTTGCGTTCCTTGTGTCGTCGGGCTGGTTCGTGCTGCTCACGCTGCTCTGGCCGGCGTCCTCGCGGCCGTACCTCGCCGGTTCGACCGACAACAACTTCATGAACCTGGTGCTGGGCTACAACGGGTTCGGCCGCGTATTGGGCCACAACCACTACGGCATGAAGCCAGGCGCCCACCTGGCGCCCGATCCGGCGAACGTCCCGGGCGCCGCTGCCGCTCAGCACCACGGTGGTTTCGGTGGGTGGGGCAACCAGGTCCAGGGTCTGCCACGGCTGTTCACCGGTGAGTTCGGTTTCGAGATCGGCTGGCTGATCCCCGCGGCGCTGTTGGCGGTGGTGCTGGTGCTGGTGTCGCGCGGCCGGGCGCCGCGCACCGACATCGTGCGGGCCGGGGCCATCTTGTTCGGCACCTGGCTGGTGATCGACGGTCTGGTGCTGAGCTTCATGAAGACCAACGTGCATCCGTACTACTGCCTGTCGGTGGCCCCGGCCGTGGCGGCCATGTTCGCCATCGGCATCCACGAGATGTGGCGCCGCCGCGACGGCTGGTTGGGGCAGATCGGTTTGGCGGCAATGCTTCTGGCGACCGGGGTGTGGAGCTTCTGGATCCTGGGCCGCAATGCGTCCTGGCTGCCGCCGCTGCGGTGGGCCATTCTGGCGGTGGCCGTGCTGGCCACGGTGGTTCTGCTGTGGGGGTTGCGCGCGGGCAGCCGCGGCCTCGCGGTCGCCGCACTGTCGGCGGCACTGATCGGCGGGTTCGCCGGGACGACGGCGTACACGGTGGCCACTCTCGGTCAGCCGCACACCGGCGGCGGCCCGAGCGTCGGACCGGCTGATCCCGACGGCAACCACGGGCACGGCTGGTTCACCGACAATCCCGGAGTGGACGCGATGCTGCGGGGCACCACTACCAAGTGGTCGGCGGCGGTCAATCACTCCTCGGCAGCGGCTAATCTCGAATTGTCCACCAACACTGCGGTAATGGCGATCGGTGGCTTCATTGGTACCGATCCGGTGCCGACGCTGGAACAGTTCCAAGCCTATGTTGCCGAACGGCAGATCACCTACTACATCCTCCCGGAGACCAAGGACCACGGTGGAGGCTTCTTCGGCAACAACTCGCACACTGAGATCACCGACTGGGTGAAGGCGAACTTCACCGCGACCAAGGTGGGCTCGGACACGGTCTACGACCTGAGCGCCCCGCTGAAGAAGTAG
- the pdxT gene encoding pyridoxal 5'-phosphate synthase glutaminase subunit PdxT, with the protein MTKHVGVLALQGDTREHLAALRAAGAEASTVRRLSELEAVDALVIPGGESTAMSHLLREFDLLEPLRARIADGLPCYGSCAGMILLATEIADAGVEGRAAVPLKAIDMTVRRNAFGRQVDSFEGEIDFEGLDTPVHAVFIRAPWVERVGPDVQVLARAADHIVAVRQGPVLATSFHPEMTGDRRIHKLFVDSL; encoded by the coding sequence ATGACCAAGCATGTGGGGGTGCTGGCCCTTCAGGGCGACACCCGAGAACACCTGGCTGCCCTGCGTGCGGCCGGGGCAGAGGCGAGTACGGTTCGTCGACTGTCCGAACTGGAAGCGGTTGACGCCTTGGTGATCCCCGGCGGGGAATCCACCGCGATGAGTCATCTGCTGCGGGAATTCGATCTGCTGGAACCGTTACGGGCGCGCATTGCCGACGGTCTGCCCTGCTACGGGTCCTGCGCCGGGATGATCCTGCTAGCCACCGAGATCGCCGACGCCGGAGTCGAGGGGCGCGCCGCAGTGCCGCTGAAAGCCATCGACATGACTGTGCGCCGCAACGCATTCGGCCGACAGGTGGACTCCTTCGAAGGCGAAATCGACTTCGAGGGTCTCGACACTCCGGTACATGCCGTGTTCATCCGGGCGCCGTGGGTGGAGCGGGTAGGACCTGACGTGCAGGTGTTGGCCCGGGCTGCCGACCACATCGTGGCGGTGCGTCAGGGACCGGTGCTCGCGACGTCGTTTCATCCGGAGATGACCGGCGACCGGCGCATCCACAAGCTGTTCGTCGACTCGTTGTGA
- the pgsA gene encoding phosphatidylinositol phosphate synthase, whose amino-acid sequence MSNLFLMSRAAYVKVSRPVAKAALRAGLTPDMVTIVGTAGSVTAALTLFPIGQLWWGAFTVAVFVLADMLDGAMARERGGGSRFGAVLDATCDRIADGAVFAGLLWWAAFGSDRPSLVVATLICLITSQVISYIKARAEASGLRGDGGIIERPERLVIVLLGAGLSGVSFLHVPWLVDVAMWVLAVASVVTVAQRLHAVRTSPGAMEPLHPAHPAESNEQSER is encoded by the coding sequence GTGAGCAACCTGTTCCTGATGAGTCGGGCCGCCTACGTCAAGGTGTCCCGTCCGGTGGCCAAGGCGGCGCTGCGTGCGGGCCTGACCCCCGATATGGTCACCATCGTCGGCACCGCAGGCTCGGTGACCGCCGCGCTGACGCTGTTCCCGATCGGGCAGCTGTGGTGGGGTGCGTTCACTGTGGCCGTCTTCGTGCTCGCGGACATGCTGGACGGCGCGATGGCCCGCGAACGAGGCGGCGGAAGCCGGTTCGGCGCGGTGCTCGACGCAACCTGCGATCGGATCGCCGACGGCGCGGTGTTCGCCGGTCTGTTGTGGTGGGCGGCTTTCGGTTCAGACAGGCCGTCGCTGGTGGTCGCGACGCTGATCTGCCTGATCACCTCCCAGGTGATCTCCTACATCAAGGCACGGGCAGAGGCCAGCGGCCTGCGCGGTGACGGCGGCATCATCGAGCGCCCCGAGCGCTTGGTGATCGTGCTGCTGGGCGCGGGCCTGTCCGGGGTGTCGTTCCTGCACGTGCCCTGGCTGGTGGATGTCGCGATGTGGGTCCTCGCGGTGGCCAGTGTGGTCACCGTGGCGCAGCGGCTGCACGCGGTGCGTACCTCGCCCGGCGCCATGGAACCGCTGCACCCGGCCCACCCCGCCGAGTCGAACGAGCAGAGCGAGCGGTGA
- the tesB gene encoding acyl-CoA thioesterase II, with the protein MAIEEILDLEQLEVNIYRGGVFSPESGFLQRTFGGHVAGQSLVSAVRTVDPRFQVHSLHGYFLRPGDATTPTVYLVERVRDGGSFCTRRVLAVQHGETIFSMSASFQTRQTGIEHQDAMPEAPPPDDLPGFRSGGAFDDAGFAQFAEWDVRIVPRDQVHKVPGKASQQQVWFRHRDPLPDDHVLHICALAYMSDLTLLGSAQVNHLGVRKHLMVASLDHAMWFMRPFRADEWLLYDQSSPSACGGRSLTQGKIFNRSGEMVAAVMQEGLTRYQRDFTPSEEK; encoded by the coding sequence ATGGCGATTGAAGAGATCCTCGATCTGGAGCAGCTCGAGGTCAATATCTATCGCGGTGGCGTGTTCAGCCCGGAGTCGGGTTTCCTGCAGCGCACGTTCGGCGGTCATGTAGCGGGACAGTCGCTGGTCTCCGCGGTGCGCACCGTCGACCCGCGCTTCCAGGTGCATTCGCTGCACGGCTATTTCCTGCGCCCCGGCGATGCCACCACGCCCACGGTCTACCTGGTCGAGCGGGTGCGCGACGGCGGCTCGTTCTGCACCCGGCGGGTCCTCGCCGTCCAGCACGGCGAGACGATCTTCTCGATGTCGGCCTCGTTTCAGACCCGCCAGACCGGCATCGAGCACCAGGACGCTATGCCGGAGGCGCCACCGCCGGATGATCTGCCCGGCTTTCGGTCCGGTGGAGCGTTCGACGACGCCGGGTTCGCGCAGTTCGCCGAGTGGGATGTCCGCATCGTGCCGCGCGACCAGGTGCACAAGGTGCCCGGCAAGGCCTCTCAGCAGCAGGTGTGGTTCCGTCACCGCGACCCGCTGCCCGACGACCATGTGCTGCACATCTGCGCGCTGGCCTACATGAGCGACCTCACGCTGCTGGGCTCGGCACAGGTCAACCACCTCGGTGTGCGCAAGCATCTGATGGTGGCCTCCCTGGACCACGCCATGTGGTTCATGCGGCCGTTCCGGGCCGACGAATGGCTGCTCTACGACCAATCGTCGCCGTCGGCGTGCGGCGGGCGTTCCTTGACCCAGGGCAAGATCTTCAACAGGTCCGGCGAGATGGTGGCGGCCGTGATGCAAGAGGGGCTGACCCGCTACCAACGGGATTTCACGCCTTCGGAAGAAAAATGA
- a CDS encoding phosphatidylinositol mannoside acyltransferase codes for MTITSRMPFSGRMTDMGYAAGWQLVRAMPESMARNMFDVGAWYASLGGGPDQLRKNLARVIGVPPAEVSGDLMRESLASYARYWREAFRLPSMDLPAVARRLDEVVIGADRLKVTHDAGRGGILALPHSGNWDMGGVWLVSRYGTFATVAERLKPESLYRRFIEYRESLGFEVFPLSGGERPPFELLSERLRDNRIVCLMAERDLTRSGVEVDFFGEPTRMPAGSAKLAIETGAPLHPTHVYYDGDDCVVEIFDPLDTSSGDVGIITQALADQFAKNIAAHPADWHMMQPQWLADLSDERRARLGT; via the coding sequence GTGACGATCACCAGCCGGATGCCGTTCAGCGGGCGGATGACCGATATGGGCTACGCGGCCGGCTGGCAACTGGTGCGCGCCATGCCGGAGTCGATGGCCCGCAACATGTTCGACGTCGGGGCGTGGTATGCGTCGCTCGGTGGCGGGCCCGACCAACTGCGCAAGAACCTGGCCCGCGTCATCGGGGTGCCGCCCGCCGAGGTGTCCGGCGACCTCATGCGGGAATCGCTGGCGTCCTATGCGCGATACTGGCGGGAAGCCTTTCGCCTGCCGTCGATGGATCTGCCCGCCGTCGCCCGGCGCCTCGACGAAGTGGTCATCGGCGCGGACAGGCTCAAGGTCACGCACGACGCCGGCCGCGGTGGCATTCTTGCGCTTCCGCACAGCGGGAACTGGGACATGGGCGGTGTCTGGCTGGTGAGCCGGTACGGCACCTTCGCCACGGTCGCCGAACGGCTCAAGCCCGAATCGCTGTACCGGCGCTTCATCGAGTACCGCGAGAGCCTCGGCTTCGAGGTATTCCCACTGTCCGGCGGGGAACGGCCGCCCTTCGAGCTGCTTTCAGAGCGCTTGCGCGACAACAGGATCGTATGCCTGATGGCCGAGCGGGATCTGACTCGCAGCGGTGTCGAGGTCGACTTCTTCGGCGAACCCACCCGGATGCCGGCCGGATCGGCCAAGCTTGCCATCGAGACCGGTGCCCCGCTGCACCCGACGCACGTCTACTACGACGGCGACGACTGTGTGGTCGAGATCTTCGATCCGCTCGACACATCGTCTGGTGACGTCGGGATCATCACCCAGGCGCTGGCCGATCAGTTCGCCAAGAACATCGCCGCGCACCCCGCCGACTGGCACATGATGCAGCCTCAGTGGCTGGCGGACCTTTCGGACGAGCGCCGCGCCCGGTTAGGCACCTGA
- a CDS encoding glycosyltransferase family 4 protein has protein sequence MRIGMVCPYSFDVPGGVQSHVLQLAEVMRAAGNEVSVLAPTSADAHAALPEYVVSGGKAVPIPYNGSVARLRFGPATHRMVKKWLRHGDFDVLHLHEPNAPSLSMLALNIAEGPIVATFHTSTTKSLTLSVFQGILRPLHEKIVGRIAVSDLARRWQMEALGSDAVEIPNGVDVASFAGASPLDGYPRPGRTVLFLGRFDEPRKGMAVLLGALPKLVERFADIEILIVGRGDENALREQAGDLASHLRFLGQVDDTIKAAAMRSADVYCAPNLGGESFGIVLVEAMAAGTAVVASDLDAFRRVLDDGRVGRLVPVDDADALAEGLIDVLDDDAARARYIAAATERVRRYDWSVVAGEIMRVYETVAGAGTKVRVAGTAVKGAAAGGSAS, from the coding sequence ATGCGAATCGGGATGGTCTGCCCGTACTCGTTCGACGTACCCGGCGGCGTGCAATCCCATGTGCTGCAGCTTGCCGAGGTGATGCGTGCGGCCGGCAACGAGGTCAGCGTTCTCGCCCCGACTTCTGCTGACGCCCACGCCGCGCTGCCCGAGTACGTGGTGTCTGGCGGCAAGGCTGTGCCGATCCCGTACAACGGCTCGGTCGCACGGCTGCGATTCGGGCCGGCGACTCACCGGATGGTCAAGAAGTGGCTGCGGCACGGTGACTTCGACGTGCTGCACCTGCACGAACCCAATGCGCCGAGCCTGTCGATGCTGGCGCTGAACATCGCCGAGGGGCCGATCGTCGCGACGTTTCACACTTCGACGACGAAATCGCTGACCCTGTCGGTGTTCCAGGGGATCCTCCGACCCCTGCACGAGAAGATCGTCGGCCGCATCGCCGTGTCCGACCTGGCGCGGCGCTGGCAGATGGAGGCGCTCGGTTCGGACGCGGTGGAGATCCCCAACGGTGTCGACGTGGCGTCGTTCGCCGGGGCCTCACCGCTCGACGGCTATCCGCGGCCGGGTCGCACGGTGCTGTTCCTCGGCCGATTCGACGAGCCCCGCAAGGGCATGGCCGTGTTGCTCGGTGCCCTGCCGAAACTCGTCGAGCGGTTCGCCGACATCGAGATCCTCATCGTCGGGCGCGGTGACGAGAACGCGTTGCGGGAGCAGGCCGGCGATCTCGCGTCACATTTACGGTTCCTCGGCCAGGTCGATGACACCATCAAAGCGGCCGCGATGCGCAGTGCCGACGTGTACTGCGCACCGAATCTCGGCGGAGAGAGCTTCGGCATCGTCCTGGTCGAGGCGATGGCCGCAGGCACCGCCGTGGTGGCAAGCGATCTGGACGCCTTCCGGCGTGTCCTCGACGATGGCCGCGTGGGTCGACTCGTCCCGGTGGACGATGCAGACGCTCTTGCCGAAGGCTTGATCGACGTCCTCGATGACGACGCGGCCCGAGCCCGTTACATCGCTGCCGCCACCGAGCGGGTCCGCCGCTACGACTGGTCGGTCGTGGCCGGCGAGATCATGAGAGTCTACGAAACCGTCGCGGGCGCTGGGACGAAGGTGCGGGTCGCCGGGACCGCGGTCAAGGGTGCCGCGGCCGGAGGTTCAGCTTCATGA
- a CDS encoding HIT domain-containing protein encodes MTDPDERTIVDHGVGDPDHLQRLWTPYRMSYIADAVKNDNKVGSAGSSEPFTDIPELSDEDGLMVARGQQVYAVLNLYPYNPGHLMVVPYRRVSELEDLTAEESAELMTFTQKAIRVIKAVSRPHGFNVGLNLGTSAGGSLADHLHMHVVPRWGGDANFITIVGGAKVIPQLLRETRVLLATEWAKQSGPAGVDR; translated from the coding sequence GTGACCGATCCCGACGAGCGGACCATCGTCGACCACGGTGTCGGCGACCCCGACCATCTGCAGCGACTGTGGACCCCGTACCGGATGAGCTACATCGCCGATGCGGTCAAGAACGACAACAAGGTCGGGTCGGCCGGGTCGTCGGAACCGTTCACCGACATCCCGGAACTGTCCGACGAGGACGGTCTGATGGTGGCCCGCGGGCAACAGGTATACGCGGTGCTGAACCTGTACCCGTACAACCCGGGGCACTTGATGGTGGTGCCGTACCGGCGGGTGTCGGAGCTGGAGGACCTCACCGCCGAGGAGAGCGCCGAGCTCATGACGTTCACCCAGAAGGCGATTCGCGTGATCAAGGCCGTCTCCCGGCCGCACGGCTTCAACGTCGGGCTCAACCTCGGCACGTCGGCGGGCGGTTCGCTGGCCGACCACCTGCACATGCACGTGGTGCCGCGCTGGGGCGGTGACGCCAACTTCATCACGATCGTCGGCGGCGCCAAGGTGATTCCACAGCTGCTGCGCGAAACCCGGGTGCTGCTGGCCACGGAATGGGCCAAGCAGTCGGGCCCGGCGGGAGTGGACCGGTGA
- a CDS encoding NUDIX hydrolase produces MTGEIVVGVLILLVVVLLLVGMWAFQTANRLDRLHVRYDLSWQALDSALARRAVVARAVAVDAYAGSPQGRRLAALADAAERAPRSAREMAENDLSAALATVDPASLPVALVAELADAEARVLLARRFHNDAVRDTLALRERPAVRTLRLGGTAALPSYFEIAERADASSVAAGPVSRRMSARVVLLDESGAVLLLRGSDPAIDAPDNPAPRWWFTVGGAVQQDEKLPDAAARELTEETGLQVDPAALIGPVWRRDAVIDFNASVIRSEEYFFIHRTPRFEPSASGRTTLERHYIHGHRWCDATMIAELVAGGEAVYPLQLGELLGQAVDLANRLSDEQTSTRTPPHRELQTIR; encoded by the coding sequence ATGACCGGGGAGATCGTCGTCGGCGTCCTGATCCTGCTGGTCGTGGTGCTGTTGCTGGTGGGGATGTGGGCGTTTCAGACCGCCAACCGGCTGGACCGGTTGCACGTGCGCTACGACTTGTCGTGGCAGGCACTTGACAGTGCGCTGGCGCGGCGCGCGGTGGTGGCCCGCGCCGTCGCCGTCGATGCGTATGCGGGCAGCCCGCAAGGCAGACGACTGGCCGCGCTGGCCGACGCCGCGGAGCGGGCACCGCGATCAGCGCGCGAAATGGCCGAGAACGATCTATCGGCCGCGTTGGCAACCGTCGACCCGGCATCGCTGCCGGTGGCGCTCGTCGCCGAGCTGGCCGACGCCGAGGCGCGAGTGCTGTTGGCGCGCCGTTTCCACAATGACGCCGTGCGCGACACCCTCGCGCTGCGTGAGCGTCCGGCCGTGCGCACGCTTCGGCTGGGCGGGACCGCGGCGCTGCCGAGCTATTTCGAGATTGCCGAGCGCGCAGATGCGTCGAGCGTCGCGGCCGGCCCGGTCAGTCGGCGCATGTCGGCGCGCGTGGTGCTGCTCGACGAGTCGGGTGCGGTACTGCTCCTGCGTGGCAGCGATCCGGCAATCGATGCACCGGACAATCCGGCGCCGCGCTGGTGGTTCACGGTCGGCGGCGCGGTCCAGCAGGACGAGAAACTGCCGGATGCGGCTGCGCGGGAACTGACCGAGGAGACCGGCCTGCAGGTGGATCCGGCGGCCTTGATCGGGCCGGTATGGCGCCGCGACGCGGTGATCGATTTCAATGCATCGGTGATCCGCAGCGAGGAATACTTCTTCATTCACCGGACACCGCGGTTCGAACCCTCGGCCTCGGGCCGGACCACGTTGGAACGTCATTACATCCACGGTCACCGTTGGTGCGATGCAACAATGATCGCCGAGCTGGTCGCCGGCGGGGAGGCCGTGTACCCGCTGCAGTTGGGTGAACTGTTGGGGCAGGCCGTTGACCTGGCCAATCGCTTGTCCGACGAGCAGACGAGTACGCGGACACCCCCGCATCGTGAGCTGCAAACCATCCGCTGA
- the pdxS gene encoding pyridoxal 5'-phosphate synthase lyase subunit PdxS, translating to MAGAVQNGATSQTGTARVKRGMAEMLKGGVIMDVVTPEQAKIAEAAGAVAVMALERVPADIRAQGGVSRMSDPDMIEGIIEAVTIPVMAKARIGHFVEAQILQALGVDYIDESEVLTPADYTNHIDKWKFTVPFVCGATNLGEALRRITEGAAMIRSKGEAGTGDVSNATTHMRKIGGEIRGLTSLSEDELYVAAKELQAPYDLVVEVARAGKLPVTLFTAGGIATPADAAMMMQLGAEGVFVGSGIFKSGNPAQRAAAIVKATTFYDDPDVLAKVSRGLGEAMVGINVEDIAQPHRLAERGW from the coding sequence ATTGCTGGGGCGGTGCAGAACGGTGCAACGAGTCAGACCGGTACCGCGCGCGTCAAGCGTGGCATGGCTGAGATGCTCAAGGGCGGCGTCATCATGGACGTCGTCACTCCCGAGCAGGCGAAGATCGCCGAGGCCGCGGGTGCGGTGGCCGTCATGGCACTGGAGCGAGTGCCTGCCGACATTCGTGCCCAGGGTGGCGTGTCGCGCATGAGTGACCCCGACATGATCGAAGGCATTATCGAGGCGGTGACGATTCCCGTGATGGCCAAGGCGCGGATCGGGCATTTCGTCGAGGCGCAGATCCTGCAGGCGTTGGGTGTGGACTACATCGACGAGTCCGAGGTGCTCACCCCGGCCGATTACACCAACCACATCGACAAGTGGAAGTTCACTGTGCCGTTCGTGTGTGGCGCGACCAATCTGGGTGAGGCGCTGCGCCGGATCACCGAGGGTGCGGCGATGATCCGCTCCAAGGGCGAGGCCGGCACCGGGGATGTGTCCAACGCGACGACCCATATGCGCAAGATCGGCGGGGAGATCCGTGGGCTGACGTCGCTGAGCGAGGACGAGCTCTACGTCGCCGCCAAGGAGTTGCAGGCACCGTATGACCTGGTCGTCGAGGTGGCCCGGGCCGGAAAGCTGCCGGTCACGCTGTTCACCGCCGGCGGTATCGCCACTCCGGCCGACGCGGCGATGATGATGCAGCTGGGCGCCGAGGGCGTGTTCGTGGGCTCAGGCATCTTCAAGTCGGGCAACCCGGCTCAGCGGGCCGCGGCGATCGTGAAAGCCACCACGTTCTACGACGACCCCGATGTGCTGGCCAAGGTGTCGCGCGGGCTGGGGGAGGCCATGGTCGGCATCAACGTGGAAGACATCGCCCAGCCGCATCGGCTCGCCGAGCGCGGCTGGTAA